The Brevibacillus brevis genome contains a region encoding:
- a CDS encoding AMP-binding protein, with protein MIIVNQNEISVHEMERHRQGFESMEHFRQPEGKRYAVCIADPLDVISLVQYLREHNGSVLLIHGETPMETAYQMAVKARCYGLVYQETKHFLSITDKQQSEKPSLYQYSSGTTGDAKLIGRSWDDIQTEIHAYNQLFQGEEALTPIVLASVTHSYGLICGVLAALERGSKPSIVTHKNPKFALQVIQAAPQHIVYGLPVFYHILSSFTREQVRFHRLMTSGAPMPEGLFLKLQGMSDVLMQQYGCSEAGCVSMSKQMRTHTDLGIPLSHVTMTAGENEEQPDEIMIRIGQNEIATQDLGFWTGEGHIQFVSRMDDVINVSGLKVFPLEVEDVILKMSGTKEVVVYRGRHPVMGEIVKAQVITEGGTAPEQIREWCQDRLPGYKVPFEIQCVTSIPKTATGKISRRLLEMETISK; from the coding sequence ATGATCATTGTCAATCAAAATGAGATTTCTGTACATGAAATGGAGCGACATAGGCAAGGGTTCGAAAGCATGGAGCATTTTCGACAGCCAGAAGGAAAGAGGTACGCAGTCTGCATAGCTGACCCACTAGACGTGATTAGTCTTGTTCAATATTTACGTGAGCATAATGGCTCGGTGTTATTAATTCATGGGGAAACCCCAATGGAAACAGCCTATCAAATGGCAGTGAAGGCAAGGTGTTATGGGCTTGTTTATCAGGAGACGAAGCACTTCTTGTCTATCACGGATAAACAACAGAGCGAAAAACCATCCCTCTACCAATATAGCTCAGGTACTACGGGGGACGCGAAGCTCATCGGGAGAAGTTGGGATGATATCCAAACAGAAATTCATGCCTACAACCAGTTGTTTCAGGGAGAGGAAGCGCTAACTCCGATCGTGCTGGCATCGGTGACACACTCGTATGGCTTGATATGTGGCGTTTTGGCAGCTCTGGAACGGGGAAGTAAGCCTTCGATTGTGACCCACAAAAATCCGAAGTTTGCGTTGCAAGTGATTCAAGCTGCTCCCCAGCACATTGTTTATGGTCTGCCAGTCTTTTATCACATCTTATCAAGCTTTACGCGGGAGCAGGTACGCTTTCACCGGTTAATGACATCTGGTGCTCCCATGCCAGAAGGATTGTTTCTAAAGCTGCAAGGTATGAGCGACGTCCTGATGCAACAATATGGATGCTCTGAGGCGGGGTGCGTCAGTATGAGTAAACAAATGCGGACGCATACAGATCTGGGAATTCCCCTTTCCCATGTCACAATGACAGCAGGTGAAAATGAAGAACAACCCGATGAAATAATGATTCGGATTGGACAGAACGAAATAGCGACGCAGGATTTAGGTTTCTGGACAGGAGAAGGACATATTCAATTTGTATCAAGGATGGATGATGTGATAAACGTTTCGGGCTTAAAGGTGTTTCCTTTAGAGGTCGAGGACGTCATTTTGAAAATGAGTGGGACAAAAGAAGTGGTCGTGTATCGTGGACGTCATCCGGTTATGGGAGAGATTGTGAAAGCGCAGGTGATTACAGAGGGAGGAACTGCTCCTGAACAAATCAGGGAATGGTGCCAAGATCGTTTGCCAGGCTATAAAGTCCCATTCGAAATCCAATGTGTGACGAGCATTCCTAAGACAGCCACAGGAAAAATCAGCCGTCGATTATTAGAAATGGAGACGATCAGCAAATGA
- a CDS encoding IucA/IucC family protein, producing MEFTIQDFSIEEALHSTQYVQVRRRVFRQCIESLLYEGILIPETLQEGEETIYTLHGLDEGNLPIRYRCRGRRSASFGLVRLGKDPVTRVAYDQSGAAQQESEAISLTRFLLELFRMKTVDEQRLKLFANDLEQTLLKDTLSQYYRVQNDIRMQGKSYDELEGDLMDGHPYHPSYKSRVGFTYADHFAYGPEFKQEVHFLWLAIKKQYAQVSIDQGRNFDDLLLDEIGREQKEVFQQIIVNHGCDPEQYALVPVHPWQWRNHIVPGFLDDIHRKEIIVLGVGADGHRPQQSIRTFANKSNPHKPYLKLSINVVNTSAARHLTPHSLASAPIVSRWLKGITDADSYLRDVQKVIMLQEFAAVAYDPPPASDLVEMVTFGVIGCMWRESLIPHLEAGEDAVPYNALAAVEVDGVPFIDRWIREQGLENWLARLMESSVLPVVHILVKHGIAMESHGQNMILVHREGVPTRVALKDFHEDLIFCQPFLSEPDKCPNFAEVHEYYATKPDNVMFHMDETSTVRDLTLETLFLINLGQLARLLEEHYGYAEEQFWEMAVQVLEGHQKQFPELAERFKRFDLFVPSVQVEKLTKKKLYTTNENYHLHEVPNPLFEARKRLHSMAVGG from the coding sequence ATGGAGTTCACAATACAAGATTTCTCGATTGAAGAGGCACTTCACTCGACACAGTACGTTCAGGTGAGAAGAAGGGTGTTTCGACAATGCATCGAGTCTTTGTTATATGAGGGAATTTTGATTCCTGAGACCTTGCAAGAGGGTGAAGAGACGATTTACACCCTACATGGGCTTGATGAGGGGAATCTGCCTATTCGCTATCGTTGCCGAGGGCGGAGGAGTGCTAGTTTTGGACTTGTTCGTCTTGGGAAGGACCCCGTTACTCGTGTTGCTTACGATCAAAGCGGAGCTGCCCAGCAAGAATCAGAAGCGATATCCCTCACTCGTTTTTTATTGGAATTATTCCGAATGAAAACGGTAGATGAACAAAGGCTGAAGCTTTTTGCCAATGATCTGGAACAAACGTTGTTAAAGGATACTTTATCCCAATACTATCGGGTACAAAATGATATACGGATGCAGGGCAAATCGTACGATGAGCTGGAAGGTGATCTGATGGACGGTCACCCTTACCACCCAAGCTATAAATCACGTGTTGGATTTACTTACGCAGATCATTTTGCCTATGGTCCTGAATTTAAGCAGGAAGTTCATTTTCTTTGGTTAGCGATAAAAAAACAATATGCTCAAGTATCCATTGATCAAGGAAGAAATTTCGATGACCTTCTTTTGGATGAAATAGGTCGAGAACAAAAAGAAGTCTTTCAGCAAATCATCGTCAATCATGGATGCGATCCTGAGCAGTATGCCCTCGTGCCTGTCCATCCTTGGCAGTGGCGGAATCATATCGTGCCTGGATTTCTGGACGATATCCATCGCAAAGAGATCATTGTGCTAGGCGTAGGCGCTGATGGTCATCGTCCACAACAATCCATTCGCACATTTGCTAACAAAAGTAATCCGCATAAACCGTATCTGAAACTCTCGATCAACGTGGTGAATACTTCAGCGGCACGTCATCTCACCCCCCATTCACTGGCAAGTGCACCCATCGTTTCGAGGTGGCTCAAGGGGATAACGGACGCAGATTCGTATTTACGAGATGTGCAAAAGGTGATCATGCTCCAAGAGTTTGCAGCAGTGGCATACGATCCTCCACCTGCTTCTGACCTGGTGGAAATGGTTACATTCGGGGTAATTGGGTGCATGTGGAGAGAAAGTCTCATCCCTCATCTCGAAGCGGGAGAAGATGCGGTTCCTTATAACGCATTAGCGGCTGTAGAGGTGGATGGGGTGCCGTTCATTGATCGTTGGATTCGTGAGCAAGGGCTAGAGAATTGGCTTGCACGATTAATGGAAAGCAGTGTATTGCCAGTTGTTCATATTCTTGTGAAACACGGGATTGCGATGGAATCCCACGGGCAGAATATGATCCTGGTGCATCGGGAGGGTGTCCCTACTCGGGTAGCATTGAAGGATTTTCATGAAGATTTGATTTTTTGCCAACCGTTCTTGAGTGAGCCAGACAAATGCCCGAACTTCGCGGAAGTGCACGAATATTACGCAACGAAACCAGATAATGTGATGTTCCACATGGATGAAACATCAACCGTCAGAGATTTGACGTTAGAGACATTATTTTTGATCAATCTGGGGCAACTCGCACGGCTATTAGAAGAGCATTACGGATATGCCGAAGAGCAATTCTGGGAGATGGCCGTTCAGGTATTGGAGGGTCACCAAAAACAATTCCCGGAATTGGCGGAGCGATTTAAGCGATTTGATCTGTTTGTTCCAAGCGTGCAGGTAGAGAAATTGACCAAGAAAAAGCTATATACAACGAATGAGAACTATCATTTGCATGAAGTTCCCAATCCTTTGTTCGAGGCAAGGAAAAGGCTTCATTCCATGGCTGTGGGAGGTTAA
- a CDS encoding IucA/IucC family protein gives MFVVKHIAEHATMQSFLNCYLRETGRGEWINRKDEITKHLTKIIQPSTTGTYLHCELPHQGISLYVGVKYHSVTGRHLFHYPACYRSGDCSRFVQADYLTLAVLLIKELTLQHGENAVPDELVLRMIQSCQSIEKFVRTRKSNAEILYGVDQSFIEAEQALLFGHLFHPTPKSQQGIPEAKQALYAPECCGKFQLHLFAAHPSIVHEKSGLTESASQLLKGEFPSISDVDPSFSIVPIHPLQAEWLLEQVAVQSLIEKGLLLYLGPAGEEYMATSSLRTVYHPEKKYMLKLSVPIKVTNSLRINKLSEMEIGLEAKQIFETGIGEVSRKYPGFGFISDPAYITITFDREKETGFEVILRDNPFMGSNARQVTQIAALVQDPLPGYKSRLATIIHHLAQKEGKTLEVVSLEWFKRYVDISLKPMVWLYLKYGIGLEAHQQNSVVTLKDGYPDQFYYRDNQGYYFSESMQEVLEAELPGIGKASRNIYKDHLVDERITYYMIFNHMFGLINGFGTEGLIDEQILLAEMHEVLTEFLPMNREASKFLENLLTREQLPCKANLLTRFYDLDELTQPEERSSVFVYIDNPLAKVKQTEKAELHAFG, from the coding sequence ATGTTTGTAGTCAAGCATATCGCAGAGCATGCAACGATGCAGAGCTTTCTCAATTGTTATCTCCGAGAAACAGGTAGGGGCGAGTGGATCAATCGGAAAGACGAGATTACGAAGCATCTAACGAAAATCATACAGCCGAGTACAACAGGTACGTACCTTCATTGCGAACTCCCGCATCAGGGGATATCCCTCTATGTCGGTGTCAAATATCATTCGGTGACAGGCAGGCATTTGTTTCATTATCCAGCTTGCTACCGAAGTGGTGACTGTTCTCGTTTCGTTCAGGCGGACTATTTGACATTAGCGGTTCTTTTGATAAAAGAGTTAACGCTTCAGCATGGGGAAAATGCAGTTCCAGATGAATTAGTCTTGCGTATGATTCAAAGTTGCCAAAGCATTGAGAAATTTGTTAGGACTCGCAAAAGCAACGCGGAGATTTTATATGGGGTGGATCAAAGCTTCATCGAAGCTGAGCAGGCACTTTTGTTCGGTCATTTGTTCCATCCAACACCGAAGAGTCAGCAAGGAATTCCTGAGGCCAAGCAAGCTTTGTATGCACCGGAGTGTTGCGGGAAGTTTCAACTCCATTTGTTTGCTGCCCATCCGTCGATTGTTCACGAAAAATCTGGGTTAACAGAATCCGCTTCGCAATTACTGAAGGGCGAGTTTCCTTCGATATCTGATGTCGATCCATCATTTTCAATCGTCCCGATTCATCCGCTTCAAGCAGAATGGTTGCTTGAACAGGTAGCCGTTCAATCCTTGATCGAGAAAGGGTTGCTTCTATACCTGGGCCCAGCGGGTGAGGAGTATATGGCAACATCCTCTCTTCGAACGGTTTATCATCCTGAAAAGAAATACATGCTCAAGCTGTCCGTCCCAATCAAAGTTACGAATTCTTTACGGATCAACAAGTTAAGTGAAATGGAGATTGGTTTAGAGGCGAAGCAAATTTTTGAAACAGGGATCGGTGAAGTGAGTCGCAAGTATCCAGGCTTTGGCTTTATCTCTGATCCGGCTTACATCACGATCACGTTTGATCGGGAGAAAGAAACAGGATTTGAAGTGATCCTGCGTGATAATCCCTTTATGGGGAGTAATGCTCGGCAAGTCACACAAATCGCTGCGCTCGTGCAAGATCCACTTCCTGGTTACAAAAGTAGGTTGGCAACGATCATTCACCATTTGGCACAAAAGGAAGGTAAGACACTGGAAGTAGTTAGTTTGGAATGGTTTAAGCGGTATGTAGATATTTCATTGAAACCAATGGTATGGCTCTATCTAAAGTACGGAATCGGCTTGGAAGCCCATCAACAGAATAGTGTGGTCACTCTTAAAGACGGATACCCGGATCAGTTCTATTATCGTGATAATCAAGGCTACTATTTCTCAGAATCGATGCAAGAAGTATTAGAGGCAGAATTGCCTGGGATTGGCAAGGCGAGTAGGAACATTTACAAAGACCATCTTGTAGATGAGCGAATCACCTATTATATGATTTTTAACCATATGTTTGGACTCATTAATGGATTTGGAACAGAAGGATTAATTGATGAACAAATCTTATTGGCAGAGATGCATGAGGTTTTGACAGAGTTTTTACCTATGAATCGAGAGGCATCGAAGTTTCTGGAGAATCTACTTACGCGCGAACAGCTTCCTTGTAAGGCGAATCTGCTCACGCGCTTCTATGATCTTGATGAATTAACCCAACCGGAAGAGAGATCATCTGTTTTTGTTTACATAGATAATCCTTTAGCAAAAGTAAAGCAGACCGAAAAGGCAGAGCTGCATGCTTTTGGATAG
- a CDS encoding D-alanine--D-alanine ligase produces the protein MGNQKIRLGIIYGGKSSEHEVSLRTAMSIMQAVDANKYEVTPVYVQLDGSWVTGETLAGQLPDKIEALRLSAKTPAITEATETGQELAIASKPGSLFAMNEQMDVVFPVIHGPFGEDGTIQGLLELANIPYVGTGVMASAVGMDKWMMKTVFAQAGLPQVKYVGFLRSQWEKGQDDVMDRIERELGYPCFVKPANMGSSVGINKAKNREELKHALDVAAKFDRRLIVEEFVQARELEIGVLGNEELMTSVVGEVIAAKEFYDYEAKYKGAGTELSIPAIVPEHVSGQIAEIAKQAFQALDGSGLSRIDFFWDEKNDKLYINEVNTMPGFTPFSMYPMLFQAAGVSYSELIDRLVQLAIERHADKGRNVVDAEELE, from the coding sequence ATGGGTAATCAAAAGATTCGACTGGGCATTATTTATGGAGGAAAATCCTCAGAGCATGAAGTTTCATTGCGTACGGCCATGTCCATTATGCAGGCTGTAGATGCAAATAAATATGAGGTAACCCCTGTGTACGTTCAATTGGATGGCTCTTGGGTGACTGGGGAAACACTGGCTGGTCAACTGCCGGATAAGATCGAAGCGTTGCGCTTGTCGGCAAAAACACCAGCTATTACCGAGGCAACAGAGACAGGGCAAGAACTGGCGATCGCAAGCAAGCCAGGATCGCTGTTTGCCATGAATGAGCAAATGGATGTTGTTTTCCCTGTGATCCACGGACCATTTGGCGAAGATGGGACGATCCAGGGACTGTTGGAATTGGCGAATATTCCGTATGTGGGAACCGGAGTTATGGCTTCCGCTGTCGGAATGGATAAATGGATGATGAAGACCGTCTTTGCACAGGCTGGACTTCCACAAGTGAAATATGTAGGCTTTCTGCGCTCGCAATGGGAAAAAGGCCAGGATGATGTCATGGATCGGATCGAGCGTGAACTCGGCTATCCGTGTTTCGTCAAACCGGCGAATATGGGCTCCAGCGTAGGGATTAACAAAGCGAAAAATCGTGAGGAGCTCAAACACGCATTAGATGTAGCTGCCAAATTCGACCGCAGATTGATTGTGGAAGAGTTCGTTCAAGCACGTGAGTTGGAGATTGGCGTTTTGGGGAATGAAGAGCTGATGACATCTGTCGTTGGGGAAGTCATTGCCGCGAAAGAATTTTACGATTATGAAGCAAAGTACAAAGGGGCGGGAACAGAACTCTCCATTCCTGCCATCGTTCCCGAGCATGTATCCGGACAAATCGCGGAAATAGCCAAGCAAGCATTCCAGGCTCTCGATGGCTCTGGCCTTTCCCGCATAGACTTTTTCTGGGATGAGAAAAACGACAAGCTCTATATCAACGAAGTGAATACGATGCCAGGCTTTACGCCGTTTAGCATGTATCCAATGCTTTTCCAAGCTGCGGGTGTGAGCTACAGCGAGCTGATCGATCGCCTGGTGCAACTTGCTATCGAGCGACATGCGGATAAAGGTCGCAACGTTGTAGATGCGGAAGAGTTGGAATAA
- a CDS encoding DUF4177 domain-containing protein produces MFEYKFVRVELSSFRRQPKEDYQTVVHEHAKEGWRLVQIFAPSIGGDGMAKYFELIFEKPKS; encoded by the coding sequence ATGTTTGAATACAAATTCGTCCGAGTTGAGCTGTCCTCTTTTCGACGCCAACCAAAAGAAGATTATCAGACCGTTGTCCACGAGCACGCCAAGGAAGGCTGGCGTTTGGTGCAAATCTTTGCTCCAAGCATCGGGGGCGACGGTATGGCCAAATACTTCGAATTGATTTTTGAAAAACCAAAGTCTTAA